In a genomic window of Enterobacter asburiae:
- the mraZ gene encoding division/cell wall cluster transcriptional repressor MraZ, producing the protein MFRGATLVNLDSKGRLSVPTRYRDQLIENASGQMVCTIDINSPCLLLYPLPEWEIIEQKLSRLSSMNPQERRVQRLLLGHASECQMDSAGRLLIAPVLRQHAGLTKEVMLVGQFNKFELWDETTWYQQVKEDIDAEQSDSATLSERLQDLSL; encoded by the coding sequence ATGTTCCGTGGAGCTACGTTAGTCAATCTCGACAGCAAAGGGCGTTTATCGGTCCCAACCCGATATCGCGACCAGCTGATTGAGAACGCTTCGGGTCAAATGGTTTGCACCATTGACATCAACTCCCCCTGCCTGCTGCTTTACCCCTTACCTGAATGGGAAATTATTGAGCAAAAGCTGTCGCGACTGTCGAGCATGAACCCGCAAGAGCGCCGCGTGCAGCGGCTGTTATTGGGACATGCCAGTGAGTGTCAGATGGATAGCGCCGGGCGATTACTGATTGCGCCCGTGCTGCGGCAACATGCCGGTCTGACCAAAGAAGTGATGCTGGTCGGACAGTTCAACAAGTTTGAACTGTGGGACGAAACGACCTGGTATCAACAGGTCAAGGAAGATATCGACGCTGAGCAGTCTGATTCCGCAACTTTATCGGAACGGCTGCAGGACTTGTCTCTATAA
- the rsmH gene encoding 16S rRNA (cytosine(1402)-N(4))-methyltransferase RsmH: protein MMENYKHKTVLLDEAVNGLNIRPDGIYIDGTFGRGGHSRLILSQLGEEGRLLAIDRDPQAIAVAQTINDPRFSIVHGPFSALADYVAERDLTGKIDGILLDLGVSSPQLDDAERGFSFMRDGPLDMRMDPTRGQSAAEWLQTADEADIAWVIKTFGEERFGKRIARAIVERNRVEPMTRTKELAEVIAAATPVKDKHKHPATRTFQAVRIWVNSELEEIELALKSSLDVLAPGGRLSIISFHSLEDRIVKRFMREQSRGPQVPAGLPMTEEQLRKLGGRQLRALGKLMPGEEEVAENPRARSSVLRVAERTNA, encoded by the coding sequence ATGATGGAAAATTATAAACACAAAACGGTGCTGCTGGACGAGGCCGTGAACGGCCTGAACATTCGTCCGGATGGCATCTACATTGATGGCACGTTTGGTCGCGGTGGTCACTCGCGTTTGATCCTCTCCCAGCTTGGAGAGGAAGGGCGTCTGCTGGCAATCGATCGCGATCCGCAGGCGATTGCCGTTGCACAGACCATCAATGACCCACGCTTTTCCATCGTGCATGGACCTTTCTCTGCGCTCGCGGATTACGTTGCCGAGCGCGATCTTACGGGCAAGATCGACGGGATTCTTCTCGATCTTGGCGTCTCTTCACCCCAGCTTGATGATGCAGAACGCGGCTTCTCCTTTATGCGCGACGGTCCGCTGGACATGCGTATGGACCCGACGCGTGGCCAGTCTGCCGCCGAATGGCTGCAGACCGCTGACGAAGCGGATATTGCCTGGGTGATCAAAACCTTTGGCGAAGAACGTTTTGGCAAGCGCATTGCGCGCGCCATCGTTGAGCGCAACCGCGTTGAGCCAATGACCCGCACCAAAGAGCTGGCCGAAGTGATCGCGGCGGCGACGCCGGTGAAGGATAAGCACAAACATCCCGCGACCCGTACCTTCCAGGCGGTTCGCATCTGGGTAAACAGTGAACTGGAGGAAATAGAGCTGGCGCTAAAAAGCTCGCTCGACGTGCTGGCCCCGGGTGGGCGGTTATCCATCATCAGCTTCCATTCGCTGGAAGACCGCATTGTGAAACGCTTCATGCGTGAACAGAGCCGCGGTCCACAAGTGCCAGCGGGGCTGCCGATGACGGAAGAACAACTCAGGAAGCTGGGTGGCCGTCAGTTGCGAGCATTAGGCAAGTTGATGCCGGGCGAAGAAGAGGTGGCAGAGAATCCACGCGCCCGTAGTTCAGTGCTGCGAGTTGCAGAGAGGACGAACGCATGA
- the ftsL gene encoding cell division protein FtsL, which translates to MIGRVTETLSKVKGSLGSNERHALPGVIGDDLLRFGKLPLCLFICIIVTAVTVVTTAHHTRLLTAQREQLVLERDALDIEWRNLILEENALGDHSRVERIATEKLQLQHVDPSQENIVVQK; encoded by the coding sequence ATGATCGGCAGAGTGACAGAGACCCTAAGCAAAGTTAAGGGATCGTTAGGAAGCAACGAGCGCCATGCTTTGCCTGGCGTGATCGGCGACGATCTTTTGCGGTTTGGGAAGCTGCCACTCTGCCTGTTCATTTGCATCATTGTTACGGCAGTTACGGTGGTGACCACGGCTCACCATACACGTTTATTGACTGCGCAGCGCGAGCAGCTGGTGCTGGAACGCGATGCGCTGGATATTGAATGGCGAAATCTGATCCTTGAAGAAAACGCGCTCGGCGATCACAGCCGGGTTGAACGGATCGCAACGGAAAAGCTGCAACTGCAGCATGTTGATCCTTCCCAGGAAAATATCGTAGTACAAAAATAA
- a CDS encoding peptidoglycan glycosyltransferase FtsI, translating to MKAAAKTLKPKRQEEQANFISWRFALLCGCILLALGFLLGRVAWLQIIAPDMLVRQGDMRSLRVQEVSTSRGMITDRSGRPLAVSVPVKAIWADPKELHDAGGITLDNRWKALSDALKMPLDQLASRVNANPKGRFIYLARQVNPDMADYIRKLKLPGIHLREESRRYYPSGEVTAHLIGFTNVDSQGIEGVEKSFDKWLTGQPGERIVRKDRYGRVIEDISSTDSQAAHNLALSIDERLQALVYRELNNAVAFNKAESGSAVLVDVSTGEVLAMANSPSYNPNNFTGTAKDAMRNRAITDVFEPGSTVKPMVVMTALQRGIVNENTVLNTIPYRINGHEIKDVARYSELTLTGVLQKSSNVGVSKLALAMPSSALVETYSRFGLGKATNLGLVGERSGLYPQKQRWSDIERATFSFGYGLMVTPLQLARVYATIGSYGVYRPLSITKVDPPVPGERIFPESIVRTVVHMMESVALPGGGGVKAAIKGYRIAIKTGTAKKVGPDGRYINKYIAYTAGVAPASNPRFALVVVINDPQAGKYYGGAVSAPVFGAIMGGVLRTMNVEPDALATGEKSEFVINQGEGTGGRS from the coding sequence ATGAAAGCAGCGGCAAAAACGCTAAAACCAAAACGTCAGGAAGAACAGGCCAACTTTATCAGTTGGCGTTTTGCGTTGCTTTGCGGCTGCATTTTACTGGCGCTGGGTTTCCTGCTGGGGCGCGTGGCGTGGCTGCAAATCATCGCCCCTGACATGCTGGTACGCCAGGGAGATATGCGCTCCCTTCGCGTTCAGGAAGTGTCGACTTCTCGCGGAATGATAACCGACCGTTCAGGCCGCCCGCTGGCGGTGAGCGTGCCGGTGAAAGCGATCTGGGCCGACCCGAAAGAGCTGCATGATGCCGGTGGCATCACGCTTGATAACCGCTGGAAAGCGCTGTCAGATGCGCTCAAAATGCCGCTGGATCAGCTTGCCTCCCGCGTCAACGCGAACCCGAAAGGGCGTTTTATCTATCTGGCGCGCCAGGTTAACCCTGACATGGCGGACTACATTCGAAAACTGAAGCTGCCGGGCATTCATCTGCGCGAAGAATCCCGTCGTTACTATCCGTCCGGTGAAGTAACCGCTCACCTCATTGGCTTCACCAACGTCGACAGCCAGGGGATTGAGGGCGTTGAAAAAAGTTTCGATAAGTGGCTCACCGGCCAGCCGGGCGAGCGAATTGTGCGTAAGGACCGCTACGGGCGCGTCATCGAAGATATCTCCTCTACGGACAGCCAGGCGGCGCATAACCTGGCCCTGAGTATTGACGAGCGCCTGCAGGCGCTGGTCTACCGCGAGCTCAACAACGCCGTGGCGTTTAACAAGGCCGAGTCAGGCAGCGCCGTGCTGGTGGATGTCAGTACTGGCGAAGTGCTGGCCATGGCCAACAGTCCGTCCTACAACCCGAATAACTTTACCGGCACCGCAAAAGATGCGATGCGTAACCGGGCGATTACTGACGTGTTCGAACCCGGCTCCACGGTGAAACCGATGGTGGTGATGACGGCGCTTCAGCGCGGTATAGTCAATGAAAACACGGTCCTGAACACGATCCCTTACCGTATTAACGGCCACGAGATTAAAGACGTGGCGCGCTACAGCGAATTGACCCTGACCGGGGTGTTACAGAAGTCGAGTAACGTCGGTGTTTCAAAGCTGGCGTTAGCGATGCCGTCCTCAGCGTTAGTAGAGACTTACTCACGTTTTGGACTGGGAAAGGCGACCAATTTGGGGTTGGTCGGAGAACGCAGTGGCTTATATCCTCAAAAACAACGGTGGTCTGACATAGAGAGGGCCACCTTCTCTTTCGGCTACGGGCTAATGGTAACCCCGCTACAGTTAGCGCGAGTCTACGCAACGATTGGCAGCTATGGCGTCTATCGCCCGCTGTCCATCACCAAAGTTGATCCACCGGTTCCGGGCGAGCGTATCTTCCCGGAATCCATCGTTCGTACCGTTGTGCACATGATGGAAAGCGTGGCGCTGCCGGGTGGCGGCGGCGTGAAGGCGGCCATTAAAGGCTACCGCATCGCCATTAAAACCGGTACGGCGAAAAAGGTGGGGCCAGACGGTCGCTACATCAACAAATACATTGCCTATACCGCAGGCGTTGCGCCTGCAAGCAATCCGCGTTTTGCGCTTGTGGTCGTCATTAACGATCCACAGGCGGGTAAATACTACGGCGGCGCCGTTTCTGCGCCTGTGTTTGGCGCCATCATGGGCGGCGTGTTACGCACCATGAACGTTGAACCGGATGCGCTGGCGACGGGTGAAAAAAGTGAATTTGTAATTAATCAAGGCGAGGGTACAGGTGGCAGATCGTAA
- the murE gene encoding UDP-N-acetylmuramoyl-L-alanyl-D-glutamate--2,6-diaminopimelate ligase, whose amino-acid sequence MADRNLRDLLAPWVPMLPARALREMVLDSRVAASGDLFVAVVGHQADGRRYIPQAIAQGVAAIIAEAKDEATDGEIREIHGVPVVYLSQLNERLSALAGRFYHEPSDQLRLVGVTGTNGKTTTTQLMAQWAQLLGETGAVMGTVGNGLLGKVSPTENTTGSAVDVQHVLAGLAGQGATFAAMEVSSHGLVQHRVAALKFAASVFTNLSRDHLDYHGDMEHYEAAKWLLFSTHHYGQAIINADDEVGRRWLAKLPDAVAVSMEDHINPNCHGRWLKAVDVNYHDSGATIRFASSWGEGEIESRLMGAFNVSNLLLALATLLALGYPMAELLETSTRLQPVCGRMEVFSAPGKPTVVVDYAHTPDALEKALEAARLHCTGKLWCVFGCGGDRDKGKRPLMGAIAEQFADIPVVTDDNPRTEEPRAIINDILAGMLDAGRARVVEGRAEAVTNTIMQAQENDVVLLAGKGHEDYQIVGNRRLDYSDRVTAARLLGVVA is encoded by the coding sequence GTGGCAGATCGTAATTTGCGCGACCTTCTCGCTCCGTGGGTGCCTATGCTACCTGCGCGAGCACTACGAGAGATGGTACTGGACAGCCGCGTGGCTGCTTCTGGCGATCTTTTTGTGGCGGTGGTCGGTCATCAGGCGGACGGGCGTCGTTATATCCCGCAGGCGATTGCGCAAGGTGTTGCTGCCATTATTGCTGAGGCCAAAGACGAGGCAACCGACGGTGAGATCCGTGAAATTCACGGGGTGCCGGTTGTCTATCTCAGCCAGTTGAATGAGCGTCTCTCTGCACTGGCAGGACGTTTTTATCACGAACCTTCTGACCAGCTGCGTCTGGTTGGCGTGACGGGCACGAACGGAAAAACCACCACCACGCAGCTGATGGCGCAGTGGGCTCAGCTGCTGGGTGAAACGGGGGCCGTGATGGGCACCGTAGGCAACGGCCTGCTGGGCAAAGTGAGCCCGACGGAAAACACCACCGGCTCGGCGGTTGACGTACAGCATGTGCTTGCCGGTCTGGCAGGGCAGGGGGCAACCTTTGCCGCGATGGAAGTCTCTTCGCACGGTCTGGTTCAGCACCGCGTCGCGGCGCTGAAATTTGCTGCTTCAGTGTTCACCAACCTGAGCCGCGATCACCTTGATTACCATGGTGATATGGAGCACTACGAAGCCGCGAAATGGCTGCTGTTCTCTACTCACCATTACGGCCAGGCTATCATCAACGCCGATGACGAAGTGGGCCGCCGCTGGCTTGCGAAGCTGCCGGACGCGGTTGCGGTGTCGATGGAAGACCATATCAATCCGAACTGCCACGGCCGCTGGCTGAAGGCCGTTGACGTTAACTATCACGACAGCGGCGCGACGATCCGCTTTGCCTCTTCCTGGGGGGAAGGTGAAATTGAAAGCCGCCTGATGGGGGCGTTTAACGTCAGCAACCTGCTGCTGGCGCTGGCGACGTTGCTGGCGCTGGGTTATCCGATGGCGGAACTGCTGGAAACGTCAACGCGTCTGCAGCCGGTTTGCGGCCGTATGGAAGTGTTCAGCGCGCCGGGTAAACCGACCGTAGTGGTTGATTATGCCCACACCCCGGACGCGCTGGAAAAAGCGCTGGAAGCAGCGCGCCTGCACTGCACTGGTAAGCTCTGGTGCGTGTTTGGCTGCGGCGGCGATCGCGATAAAGGCAAACGCCCGCTGATGGGGGCTATTGCCGAGCAGTTCGCGGATATTCCGGTTGTGACCGATGACAACCCGCGTACCGAAGAGCCGCGCGCCATCATCAACGACATTCTGGCGGGAATGCTGGACGCCGGTCGTGCCCGCGTGGTGGAAGGCCGTGCGGAAGCCGTGACCAACACCATTATGCAGGCGCAGGAGAATGATGTTGTTCTGCTGGCGGGCAAAGGGCATGAAGATTATCAGATTGTTGGCAATCGCCGTCTGGACTACTCGGACCGCGTAACGGCAGCACGCCTGCTGGGAGTAGTGGCATGA
- the murF gene encoding UDP-N-acetylmuramoyl-tripeptide--D-alanyl-D-alanine ligase codes for MISITLRQAAAILQGDLHGQDLTIDAVTTDTRKITAGCLFVALKGERFDAHDFAEQAKENGAGALLVSRRLDIDLPQIVVNDTRLAFGELAAWVRQQVPARVVALTGSSGKTSVKEMTAAILSHCGNTLYTAGNLNNDIGVPMTLLRLTKEHEFAVIELGANHQGEIAWTVSLTRPEAALVNNLAAAHLEGFGSLEGVAKAKGEIYTGLPDDGIAILNADNNDWLNWQSIIGSRKTWRFSPNAANSDFTATNIHVTSHGTEFTLTTPTGGVDVLLPLPGRHNIANALAAAALSTAVGASHEAIKAGLANLKAVPGRLFPIQLSENKLLLDDSYNANVGSMTAAVQVLSEMPGYRIMVVGDMAELGDESEACHTQVGEAAKAAGLDCVLSAGKLSQAISRASGVGEHFADKAALIERLKALITEKQIVTVLVKGSRSAAMEEVVHALQENGTC; via the coding sequence ATGATTAGCATCACGTTACGTCAGGCCGCTGCCATCCTGCAGGGCGACCTGCACGGGCAAGACCTGACCATTGATGCCGTGACGACGGACACCCGCAAAATTACTGCGGGCTGTCTGTTTGTGGCGCTGAAAGGCGAGCGTTTTGACGCGCATGATTTTGCAGAACAGGCCAAAGAGAACGGCGCCGGTGCGCTGCTCGTCAGCCGCAGGCTCGATATCGATCTGCCGCAGATTGTGGTGAACGATACGCGTCTCGCGTTCGGTGAGCTGGCTGCCTGGGTGCGTCAGCAGGTACCTGCTCGCGTTGTCGCACTGACCGGGTCATCAGGCAAAACGTCGGTGAAAGAGATGACGGCGGCGATCCTCAGCCACTGTGGCAATACGCTCTATACCGCGGGCAACCTCAATAATGACATCGGCGTGCCGATGACATTACTTCGCCTGACCAAAGAACATGAATTTGCGGTGATTGAGTTAGGGGCAAACCACCAGGGCGAAATCGCCTGGACCGTAAGCCTGACTCGCCCGGAAGCGGCGCTGGTGAATAACCTGGCGGCGGCGCATCTTGAAGGCTTCGGCTCGCTGGAAGGCGTGGCGAAAGCGAAAGGTGAGATTTACACCGGCCTGCCGGATGACGGTATTGCCATTCTTAACGCCGATAACAACGACTGGCTGAACTGGCAAAGCATCATTGGTTCGCGTAAAACCTGGCGCTTCTCGCCGAATGCGGCCAACAGTGACTTTACCGCGACCAATATCCATGTGACGTCGCACGGTACGGAGTTCACCCTCACCACCCCGACGGGTGGCGTAGACGTGCTGCTGCCGCTGCCGGGACGCCATAACATCGCCAATGCGCTTGCGGCAGCGGCGTTATCGACGGCGGTGGGCGCGTCGCATGAGGCGATCAAAGCGGGGCTGGCGAACCTGAAAGCCGTGCCGGGACGTCTGTTCCCGATTCAGCTTTCGGAAAACAAGCTGCTGCTGGATGACTCCTACAACGCGAACGTCGGCTCGATGACGGCGGCGGTGCAGGTATTATCTGAAATGCCGGGCTACCGCATCATGGTGGTTGGCGATATGGCCGAGCTGGGCGATGAAAGCGAAGCCTGTCATACCCAGGTCGGTGAAGCGGCAAAAGCGGCGGGGCTGGACTGCGTGCTGAGCGCAGGAAAACTGAGCCAGGCGATTAGCCGTGCCAGCGGCGTTGGCGAACATTTTGCCGATAAAGCCGCCTTAATTGAGCGCCTTAAGGCATTAATTACAGAAAAACAAATTGTGACAGTGTTAGTGAAAGGTTCACGTAGTGCCGCCATGGAAGAGGTTGTGCACGCATTACAGGAGAACGGGACATGTTAG